One window from the genome of Gopherus evgoodei ecotype Sinaloan lineage chromosome 2, rGopEvg1_v1.p, whole genome shotgun sequence encodes:
- the SORBS3 gene encoding vinexin isoform X5, with translation MAFQAAGSGTLQPRSVQPLEPLLHGWGPEPAVQKGFLGNFSLPTPLEGTLRAAGNPHLRERHGAHSAGAGDSGCFPHSLSSPPPYAMAGGCLNPQGSQGLSLKDFVPSHLQKREFLPAARSPAAPTATSPQPSTWVPLRHRGPRVPVIRNCGSNTLNFEFHDTSPRIACNGTTEPRRAAPRSSVSDWYQTWPAKETKKLSSQAVPVPLPAESAISPLENGPPPVPRAAPWSATWTKDSKRKDKRWVKYDGIGPVDETGMPIASRSSVDRPRDWYRSMFQQIHRKLPEPQLDWDFHHCTEPRPPAFAQKGRMPSGSSYLQNGLDWRGQEAADDAAMEPRSIFDYEPGKSSVLDHPNPVAEPQAGRAGSWHQFLKELEMGSLPKKPLAPFPVEPPPPSQPIEVLLERELQQLSEELDKDMKALETHRHPCKGLENFEKWRAKSLTSSASLCACTAARSLPSACRSHPALGQSPPASRRPPASPSMERAGLGVGTSDWSRSPPRKDPPGHSGKSPLADESESIEAVDGPVRREDKKMKAARVKFDFQAESPKELTMQKGDIVYIHKEVDRNWLEGEHYGRVGIFPSNYVEILSPTEVPKPIKPPTIQVLEYGEALAQYNFKGDLAVELSFRKGERICLVRKVDENWYEGRISGTNRQGIFPANYVQVLKEPRVKASEEFPASPNLTAPASPRLLAHTGSPAQLHSPAAACRSLIQPPPGAPEPPTGPQHHLALPGESEPEPAASGSLPATGDSTHCSALLASWAELHP, from the exons ATGGCATTCCAGGCAGCCGGATCTGGGACACTGCAGCCCCGGAGC gTGCAACCCCTGGAGCCTCTGCTGCATGGCTGGGGACCGGAGCCTGCTGTGCAGAAAGGATTCCTTGGCAACTTCTCTCTTCCCACTCCCCTGGAGGGGACATTGAGGGCAGCTGGGAATCCCCACCTCCGGGAGAGACACGGTGCAcattcagcaggagcaggggacagCGGCTGCTTTCCTCACAgtctctcctctccacccccctATGCCATGGCAGGAGGCTGCCTGAATCCTCAGGGGTCCCAGGGCCTCAGCTTGAAAGACTTTGTCCCATCCCACCTCCAGAAGAGGGAATTTCTTCCTGCTGCCAggagcccagcagcccccacgGCCACATCCCCTCAGCCGTCCACGTGGGTCCCACTGCGACACAGAGGACCCAGG GTGCCCGTGATCCGTAACTGCGGCTCCAACACCCTGAACTTTGAGTTCCATGACACGTCTCCCCGCATAGCGTGCAATGGCACCACCGAGCCTAGGAGAGCAGCCCCCAGGAGCTCAG TGAGTGACTGGTATCAGACCTGGCCTGCCAAAGAAACGAAGAAGCTGAGTTCCCAGGCAGTgcctgttcccctcccagctgAGTCGGCGATAAGCCCCCTGGAGAACGGCCCCCCACCTGTGCCCCGCGCAGCCCCCTGGTCTGCCACCTGGACTAAGGATAGCAAGAGGAAGGACAAGCGATGGGTGAAGTATGACGGGATCGGCCCGGTGGATGAGACGGGGATGCCGATCGCATCGCGATCC AGTGTGGACAGGCCCCGGGACTGGTACCGGAGCATGTTCCAGCAGATCCACCGTAAGCTCCCAG AACCACAGCTGGACTGGGATTTCCACCACTGCACAG AGCCACGCCCTCCGGCGTTTGCACAAAAGGGCCGCATGCCAAGTGGCTCCTCTTACCTGCAGAATGGCCTGGACTG GAGGGGCCAGGAGGCAGCTGATGATGCTGCGATGGAGCCTAGGAGCATTTTCGACTACGAACCCGGGAAATCATCCGTCCTTGACCATCCCAACCCG GTTGCGGAGCCCCAGGCGGGACGTGCTGGCAGCTGGCACCAATTTCTGAAGGAGCTGGAGATGGGGAGCCTG CCTAAGAAGCCCCTGGCACCATTTCCTGTAGAGCCTCCCCCACCGTCCCAGCCGATCGAG GTGTTACTGGAGAgagagctgcagcagctcagcgaGGAGTTAGACAAGGACATGAAAGCCCTGGAGACACATCGGCATCCTTGCAAG GGACTGGAAAACTTTGAGAAGTGGCGTGCCAAGTCTTta acTTCTTCGGCGTCTCTCTGCGCTTGCAccgccgcccg CAGCCTACCGTCTGCCTGCCGTTCCCATCCTGCCTTGGGGCAGAGCCCCCCCGCTTCCCGACGCCCACCTGCCAGCCCCAGCATGGAGAGAGCGGGCCTGGGCGTGGGCACGAGCGATTGGAGCAGGTCTCCTCCCAGGAAAG atcccccaggccactctgggaaAAGCCCCTTGGCTGATGAGAGTGAGTCTATAGAGGCGGTGGATGGACCAGTGAGGAGAGAGGACAAGAAG ATGAAAGCTGCTCGCGTCAAGTTTGACTTCCAGGCTGAGTCCCCAAA GGAGCTGACCATGCAGAAGGGAGACATCGTCTATATCCACAAGGAGGTGGACAGGAACTGGCTGGAAGGAGAGCACTATGGGAGGGTGGGCATATTCCCCTCCAACTACGTGGAG ATCCTATCTCCCACCGAAGTGCCCAAGCCCATCAAGCCACCCACCATCCAGGTGCTGGAGTACGGAGAGGCCCTGGCCCAGTACAACTTCAAAGGGGACCTGGCGGTGGAGCTGTCCTTCCGCAAG GGCGAGCGCATCTGTCTGGTCCGCAAGGTGGATGAGAACTGGTATGAGGGACGGATCTCTGGCACCAACCGCCAGGGCATCTTCCCGGCCAACTACGTACAAGTGCTGAAGGAGCCACGGGTCAAGGCCTCAGAGGAGTTCCCCGCCTCTCCAAACTTGACTGCCCCTGCCTCCCCAAGGCTGTTGGCTCACACAGGCTCACCGGCCCAGCTGCACTCGCCTG CTGCAGCGTGCCGGAGTCTCATCCAGCctcctccaggggccccagaaccCCCAACTGGCCCCCAGCACCACCTTGCTCTCCCCGGTGAGTCTGAGCCCGAGCCCGCAGCCTCCGGGTCCCTCCCGGCCACAGGAGACTCCACCCACTGCAGCGCCCTCCTCGCTTCCTGGGCAG AGCTCCACCCTTGA